One genomic window of Nakamurella panacisegetis includes the following:
- a CDS encoding IS3 family transposase (programmed frameshift) codes for MAGRKRHSAEDIVRKLRRADELTAAGRTMEEVAAELEVSAPTLYNWRRQYGGLDGDSAKELKDLREQNSRLKRLLAEAELEKDALREVAKGKILSPAAARRAVDMLIDTMKLSQRLACRAVGLNRSTYQRRPIAQTPADPDADLRAWLRRYATQHPLHGFRRAWAALRHDEGRQVNKKKVHRLWMDEGLQVRIYHPRKRVGINSVPQIAADAPKVVWAIDFQYDSTVDGKAIKIASMIDEHTRQSMLHIVERSITADRLVTHLQQAFDECGGPPQVLRMDNGPEFISDALQDFCRNKVGLIYIPPGTPWNNGHIESFNNRLRRECLNRNHWTNLREARVVIGDFKEDHNHRHRHSALGYLTPAEYGAQCTHTHQPVGCEIEPSTPRL; via the exons ATGGCTGGTAGGAAGCGTCATTCGGCGGAGGACATTGTTCGCAAGCTGCGCCGGGCGGATGAGTTGACCGCTGCGGGGAGGACGATGGAAGAGGTCGCCGCGGAGCTGGAGGTGTCGGCGCCGACGTTGTACAACTGGCGCCGGCAGTACGGCGGGTTGGACGGCGACTCCGCGAAAGAGCTCAAGGACCTTCGAGAGCAGAACAGCCGACTGAAGCGGCTGCTGGCCGAGGCGGAGCTGGAGAAGGACGCCTTGCGGGAGGTGGCGA AAGGGAAAATTCTGAGCCCGGCAGCGGCACGCCGCGCGGTGGACATGCTCATCGACACAATGAAACTGTCGCAGCGGTTGGCGTGCAGAGCTGTTGGGCTCAATCGGTCCACCTACCAGCGCCGCCCGATCGCTCAGACACCGGCGGATCCGGACGCTGACCTGCGGGCCTGGCTGCGCCGCTACGCCACCCAGCACCCGCTGCACGGGTTCCGGCGAGCCTGGGCTGCGTTGCGGCACGACGAGGGCCGGCAGGTGAACAAGAAAAAGGTCCACCGCCTCTGGATGGACGAAGGACTGCAGGTCAGGATCTACCACCCCCGCAAACGCGTCGGCATCAACAGCGTCCCGCAGATCGCGGCGGACGCGCCGAAGGTGGTGTGGGCCATCGACTTCCAATACGACTCGACCGTCGACGGGAAGGCCATCAAGATCGCGTCGATGATCGACGAACACACCCGGCAGTCGATGCTGCACATCGTCGAGCGGTCGATCACCGCCGACCGCCTGGTCACACACCTGCAGCAGGCGTTCGACGAGTGCGGCGGCCCACCCCAGGTGCTGCGCATGGACAACGGCCCCGAGTTCATCTCCGATGCACTGCAGGACTTTTGCCGCAACAAGGTCGGCCTGATCTACATCCCGCCCGGCACGCCCTGGAACAACGGGCACATCGAATCATTCAACAACCGACTCCGAAGGGAATGCCTGAACCGCAACCACTGGACGAACCTCCGAGAAGCCCGAGTGGTCATCGGCGACTTCAAGGAAGACCACAACCATCGGCACCGCCACTCGGCGCTGGGCTACCTCACACCCGCCGAGTACGGTGCCCAGTGCACCCACACCCACCAACCGGTGGGCTGTGAGATCGAACCATCAACCCCAAGGCTCTAG
- a CDS encoding nucleotidyltransferase domain-containing protein gives MTALSGIAALLKVLSAARERIQVDDAELTEARRRRGRIQTALKEEFGPDCRVYLNGSVAHGDALTPLTDIDLGVVVPNPDGEFGPYANGPAKLQDRAANAIRDALKGEFPLLRVITGGRKRSVYVAFGAPVDPNESDFSADVIVAIDYPWGNGLWIPNYETWDRSDPEAHTRLVRDAIKLSNVNYTRTVRLLKHWVRRHSKLLCSWNIKALGLSCITGELNQLDGMVAWFDYAIADLSRRETPDPAGVAGPISIPGDRAEVVGRLTTARAKLVEAINYANDGYDVLAVDALAVFFNDPQMLPRPSDLAVQTQRLERAVGQRATRSPAVTAPVRSHTPVRSWAP, from the coding sequence ATGACCGCATTGAGCGGCATCGCCGCACTGCTGAAAGTGCTGTCTGCGGCGCGTGAACGAATCCAAGTGGACGACGCCGAGCTCACCGAAGCCCGGCGACGCCGCGGCCGGATCCAGACAGCGCTGAAAGAAGAATTCGGGCCGGACTGTCGGGTCTACCTCAACGGCTCGGTCGCGCACGGTGATGCGCTGACCCCGCTCACCGACATCGATCTGGGTGTCGTGGTGCCGAACCCCGATGGTGAGTTCGGGCCGTACGCCAACGGCCCGGCCAAGCTGCAGGACCGAGCCGCCAACGCCATCCGGGACGCCTTGAAGGGCGAATTCCCGTTGTTGCGAGTTATCACCGGAGGGCGCAAGCGCTCCGTCTACGTGGCGTTCGGCGCACCCGTCGACCCGAACGAAAGCGACTTCAGCGCTGACGTCATCGTCGCGATCGACTACCCATGGGGCAACGGCCTGTGGATTCCCAATTACGAAACCTGGGACCGATCCGATCCCGAGGCGCACACCCGACTCGTCCGGGACGCGATCAAGTTGAGCAACGTGAACTACACCCGCACAGTTCGGCTGCTCAAGCACTGGGTTCGCCGGCACTCCAAGCTGCTGTGCAGCTGGAACATCAAGGCCCTTGGCTTGTCCTGCATCACCGGCGAGCTGAACCAGCTCGACGGCATGGTCGCGTGGTTCGACTACGCCATCGCCGATCTGTCCCGGCGAGAAACGCCCGATCCCGCCGGGGTTGCCGGGCCGATCAGTATTCCGGGTGATCGCGCCGAGGTCGTCGGAAGGTTGACCACTGCCCGGGCCAAGTTGGTCGAGGCGATCAACTATGCCAACGACGGATACGACGTTCTTGCGGTGGATGCGTTGGCCGTGTTCTTCAACGACCCGCAGATGCTGCCGCGTCCGTCCGATCTTGCTGTCCAAACGCAGCGCCTGGAGCGCGCTGTTGGTCAGCGAGCGACCCGGAGCCCGGCCGTGACGGCGCCAGTACGCAGTCACACGCCCGTCCGCTCCTGGGCCCCGTGA
- a CDS encoding alpha/beta fold hydrolase: MKTHVPRDVEALGHGSTIYMARQRATRLVVFVHGFGGHAISTWQQFDMPGDRDWWAEADMLFVGYDSLHENTLGVVHRLLHVFPDFFPLVPEKFRFVLGMPIRDGSDPYDELILVGHSLGGVILRRLVVALTKEWHEAASRVRVGNTAEGFMKVTLAMKPPLLKARLVLFSPATQGFFPTGWLTLGELMGLGRIASFLLRKSPTYSELDPKRSQLLANTRDLTEELAKLYNRSVPALHPDVLWANPDTVVQVEDYKTDRNSNSVPGQSHVSICKPSEAYSTPWELIENGGS; the protein is encoded by the coding sequence ATGAAGACGCATGTGCCGCGTGACGTCGAAGCTTTGGGTCACGGAAGCACGATCTATATGGCGAGACAGCGTGCAACGCGTCTGGTTGTCTTCGTGCATGGCTTCGGTGGTCATGCGATCTCGACGTGGCAGCAATTCGACATGCCAGGGGATCGCGACTGGTGGGCAGAAGCGGACATGCTCTTCGTAGGCTACGACTCCTTGCACGAGAACACACTGGGGGTGGTGCACAGACTCTTACATGTCTTCCCTGACTTCTTTCCCCTTGTGCCTGAGAAGTTTCGATTCGTACTTGGTATGCCCATCCGCGACGGGAGCGACCCGTACGATGAACTCATACTTGTTGGCCATTCGCTGGGCGGCGTCATCCTGCGACGACTGGTGGTCGCCCTTACAAAAGAGTGGCACGAAGCCGCTAGTCGTGTCAGGGTTGGGAACACCGCCGAAGGATTCATGAAGGTGACACTCGCAATGAAACCCCCACTATTGAAGGCGCGACTCGTCCTCTTCAGCCCGGCAACCCAAGGCTTCTTTCCGACAGGTTGGCTAACTCTCGGCGAGCTAATGGGCCTCGGAAGGATTGCTAGTTTCCTCCTCCGGAAGTCGCCGACATACAGTGAGCTAGATCCTAAGCGCTCGCAGCTGCTGGCGAATACGAGAGATCTCACGGAAGAGCTTGCAAAGCTGTATAATCGCAGCGTGCCGGCACTTCATCCTGACGTACTTTGGGCAAATCCCGATACAGTCGTGCAGGTTGAAGATTACAAGACAGATCGCAATTCTAACTCTGTCCCGGGGCAATCTCATGTATCGATCTGCAAACCGAGCGAAGCCTATAGCACACCATGGGAACTGATCGAGAATGGTGGGTCGTAA
- a CDS encoding single-stranded DNA-binding protein produces the protein MAEGIVTTEPTLRTVRDSGSGRPDYPVANFILSVRDRRRRGTEWVDLPEESYDVAVYGDAGRRAASVVRVGDRVVVAGPVHKEERSGDREWLDPFNRHLSAEHLGLSTRFMSTEQRPISADH, from the coding sequence GTGGCAGAGGGGATCGTTACCACGGAGCCAACTTTGAGGACGGTTCGAGATAGTGGCAGTGGCCGGCCGGATTACCCAGTCGCCAACTTCATCCTGAGCGTCAGGGACAGACGACGTCGTGGGACCGAATGGGTGGATCTACCCGAAGAGAGCTACGACGTCGCGGTCTATGGAGATGCTGGCAGGCGGGCCGCATCCGTTGTTCGTGTTGGTGACCGGGTAGTTGTTGCCGGTCCAGTCCATAAGGAGGAGCGGTCGGGCGACCGTGAGTGGCTCGACCCGTTCAACCGGCACCTCAGCGCTGAGCATCTCGGCCTTTCAACAAGATTCATGTCTACCGAACAGCGTCCGATATCGGCTGACCATTGA
- a CDS encoding GNAT family N-acetyltransferase: protein MASPIRLESETLGLVLRDVAEGDLADISALLADPRVHDSLGAGSVPSTHQQAAEYVERHADARWEPNRTDFVFAVTTAPQSAVEPTPGGIRRNVVGLVELAPGSDGGDAEIGFLIHVDYWRQGISRAAGAAVLKFAFETLALPTVVAKCVLTNTGSIALLLKLGMQRMDDREEPGDDDRPRPYARFQIWPLDPSE, encoded by the coding sequence ATGGCGAGCCCAATTCGGCTGGAGAGCGAGACATTAGGCCTGGTGCTCCGCGACGTGGCCGAGGGAGACCTTGCGGACATCAGTGCGTTACTCGCGGATCCTCGCGTCCACGACTCCTTAGGAGCTGGTTCCGTCCCAAGTACTCACCAGCAGGCAGCCGAGTACGTAGAGCGTCACGCCGACGCAAGGTGGGAGCCAAACCGTACGGACTTTGTCTTTGCGGTCACGACCGCCCCCCAGTCAGCAGTCGAACCAACACCTGGCGGCATAAGACGCAACGTCGTCGGGTTAGTCGAACTCGCGCCCGGGAGTGACGGGGGCGATGCGGAGATTGGCTTCCTGATTCATGTGGATTACTGGCGACAAGGGATCTCCCGCGCCGCAGGTGCGGCTGTCCTAAAGTTCGCGTTCGAAACACTTGCGTTACCTACAGTTGTCGCGAAGTGCGTGCTTACGAACACAGGATCGATCGCCCTCCTCCTGAAGCTCGGCATGCAGAGGATGGACGATCGCGAAGAACCCGGGGACGATGATCGACCACGGCCATACGCACGGTTCCAGATTTGGCCGCTCGACCCGTCCGAGTAG
- a CDS encoding IS30 family transposase gives MAQGIGSSRICRELGISRRTGTRWRYGRREDRPGRQPLFYPPVATAPPPVISARFLSVQERLTIADLHRAGRSGRFIAAELHRSPSTISREIARNADEGTGEYRPHAAQSKAAARRPRSSAGKLAGDPELRDFVQSCLEKRWSPEQISKVLPTEFPDQPGRHVVHETIYQALYVSGRGLTRELTKSLRTQRVRRKPHRKGENRRARSFVDPMVMITDRPVEVLDRAVAGHWEGDLITGARNVSAIGTMVERTTRFVVLLHLPDDHSAATVRDALIAAMDTFPQELRRSLTWDQGGEMAYHRGVTIATGMPVFFCEPRSPWQRGSNENTNGLLRQYFRKSSDLSVYTREHLDVVAAELNGRPRKVLGWQTPPAQLAKLLASEN, from the coding sequence ATGGCGCAGGGAATAGGTAGCTCACGGATCTGCCGGGAGCTGGGGATCAGCCGTCGGACGGGCACCAGATGGCGGTACGGACGCCGGGAGGACCGGCCTGGTCGGCAGCCACTGTTCTACCCGCCGGTGGCCACAGCTCCGCCTCCGGTCATCTCAGCGCGGTTCCTGTCGGTGCAGGAACGGCTGACGATCGCTGACCTGCACCGGGCGGGCAGGTCCGGTCGGTTCATCGCCGCGGAGTTGCACCGCTCGCCGTCGACGATCAGTCGGGAAATCGCCCGCAACGCCGACGAAGGCACCGGCGAGTACCGGCCGCACGCCGCACAGAGCAAGGCCGCTGCCCGGCGGCCGCGGAGCAGCGCCGGGAAGCTGGCCGGCGATCCTGAGTTGCGGGATTTCGTGCAGAGTTGCTTGGAGAAGCGTTGGAGCCCTGAGCAAATCAGCAAGGTGCTGCCGACCGAGTTCCCCGATCAACCCGGCCGGCATGTGGTGCACGAGACGATCTATCAAGCTTTGTACGTCAGCGGCCGGGGTTTGACCCGGGAGCTCACCAAGTCGTTGCGCACCCAGCGGGTACGACGAAAGCCGCACCGGAAGGGTGAGAACCGCCGCGCACGTTCGTTTGTCGATCCAATGGTGATGATCACCGACCGCCCCGTCGAGGTGCTGGACAGGGCGGTGGCCGGCCACTGGGAGGGGGACCTCATCACCGGCGCGCGCAACGTGTCAGCCATCGGCACCATGGTCGAGCGCACCACCAGGTTCGTGGTCCTGCTGCACCTGCCGGATGATCATTCCGCCGCTACAGTGCGCGATGCGCTGATCGCTGCGATGGACACCTTCCCTCAGGAGCTGCGCCGGTCGTTGACCTGGGATCAGGGTGGTGAGATGGCCTACCACCGCGGCGTCACCATCGCGACCGGCATGCCGGTGTTCTTCTGCGAGCCCCGCAGCCCATGGCAGCGCGGATCGAACGAGAACACCAATGGGCTGCTGCGCCAGTACTTCCGCAAGAGCAGCGACCTGAGTGTCTACACCCGGGAACACCTCGACGTCGTCGCAGCCGAGTTGAACGGCCGACCGCGAAAGGTCCTCGGCTGGCAGACCCCACCCGCCCAACTCGCTAAGCTTCTGGCATCGGAAAACTGA